In Desulfomonile tiedjei DSM 6799, a genomic segment contains:
- a CDS encoding O-antigen ligase family protein, translated as MQLTDIQVSSGGIRNLFSTLINVGPLEKTAIALFIATSFQAAFLTPYVIVVHGERANLFTGLLCAISLIAALIARDKNGKFFTNAEIAVAAILTILAAVSGLLSITPQASLFRGFVVVSSGLGGFVCARILLRTTDRKFLFAWFCTILVCGILLVSLIGRVFLADNVFQLLDANPHPLANRLFILFFGPLALLLAGQPGSVAIFLTLLLGAYVFFYLSHLRSGYVIPILLATGAFVFGKMKLRHFVWLLVPLIVVGIFFVRGLDKAKFDPKDEPTYYRAENYPFSWHIASQHPWFGIGLRAPRDAYLENYSLKYPYVDKERFSDSVRRVVNSENIFLTFMAELGFPFVVLYCLGIGYLLLQLVKQARLPVPAGSLNPLALLLPIGAGLLHFLVLDGLLHPQISWFFHVLLGMIPTEKISRSK; from the coding sequence GTGCAGTTAACGGACATACAGGTGAGCAGTGGCGGGATTCGGAATCTTTTCTCCACGTTAATAAACGTGGGACCTCTCGAAAAGACAGCTATTGCGCTATTTATCGCGACCTCGTTTCAAGCCGCATTTCTTACGCCCTATGTCATTGTCGTGCATGGAGAGCGGGCAAACCTCTTCACCGGATTACTCTGCGCGATCAGCCTGATTGCCGCGCTCATTGCTAGAGACAAGAATGGCAAGTTCTTCACGAATGCCGAGATTGCCGTTGCAGCGATACTGACAATTCTCGCTGCGGTGAGCGGATTGCTGAGCATCACTCCGCAAGCGTCGTTGTTTCGCGGATTTGTGGTCGTCTCATCAGGACTAGGGGGATTCGTGTGTGCACGGATACTTCTGAGAACCACCGACAGAAAATTCCTGTTCGCGTGGTTTTGCACAATCCTCGTGTGTGGGATCTTGCTCGTGAGTCTCATCGGACGCGTTTTTCTCGCTGACAACGTTTTTCAATTGCTCGACGCAAATCCCCATCCGCTCGCAAATCGGTTGTTCATTTTGTTCTTCGGACCTCTAGCGTTGCTGTTGGCAGGTCAGCCCGGTTCGGTTGCGATATTTCTCACTCTCTTGCTTGGCGCATACGTGTTCTTCTATTTAAGCCATTTAAGGTCCGGTTATGTCATTCCTATTCTGCTGGCAACGGGAGCATTCGTCTTCGGAAAGATGAAGCTGCGACATTTTGTCTGGCTGCTCGTCCCCTTGATCGTTGTGGGCATATTCTTTGTGAGGGGCCTGGACAAGGCAAAATTCGATCCGAAAGACGAACCGACATACTATCGCGCTGAAAACTACCCATTCTCATGGCATATTGCCTCTCAGCACCCCTGGTTCGGCATCGGTTTGCGAGCTCCGCGTGATGCGTATCTTGAAAATTACTCTCTGAAATATCCGTATGTCGATAAGGAACGGTTTTCCGACTCGGTCCGGCGAGTTGTCAATTCCGAGAACATTTTTCTAACGTTCATGGCTGAGCTGGGTTTCCCTTTCGTTGTTCTTTACTGTCTCGGTATCGGCTACTTACTGCTGCAGCTCGTGAAACAGGCCCGACTCCCCGTTCCCGCAGGTTCTCTCAATCCTTTGGCGCTGCTCCTGCCAATCGGAGCCGGTCTATTGCATTTTCTCGTGCTTGACGGTCTGCTTCATCCTCAGATAAGCTGGTTCTTTCATGTGCTCCTTGGGATGATTCCCACTGAGAAAATATCGAGGTCCAAATAA